One segment of Drosophila mauritiana strain mau12 chromosome 3R, ASM438214v1, whole genome shotgun sequence DNA contains the following:
- the LOC117144175 gene encoding uncharacterized protein LOC117144175 gives MYKVSIICCLLLGLFLALSSAYNGQDIYAEPNCAIVEDHARKFRDISDPTHYWVCPEGQEKADYIQCPDNYAFMEQQQNCVVWEEWKWVEPYTK, from the exons ATGTACAAGG TTTCGATCATCTGCTGCCTGCTGTTGGGCCTGTTCCTGGCCCTCAGCTCCGCCTACAATGGCCAGGACATCTATGCCGAGCCCAATTGCGCCATTGTCGAGGATCACGCTCGCAAGTTCCGCGACATCTCGGACCCCACCCACTACTGGGTGTGCCCCGAGGGTCAGGAGAAGGCCGACTACATCCAGTGCCCGGACAACTACGCCTTcatggagcagcagcagaactGCGTCGTCTGGGAGGAGTGGAAGTGGGTCGAGCCCTACACCAAATAA
- the LOC117144492 gene encoding uncharacterized protein LOC117144492, translating to MKSVVALFATVLAIILVAGVSADAGRSACKDESEIGQTYTHHFDAAKYWLCETLGVPATEVDCPAGLAYMHLLKECIPWASYIWKKPEMPPTVA from the exons ATGAAGTCTG TTGTTGCCCTGTTTGCCACCGTTTTGGCCATTATTTTGGTGGCTGGCGTGAGTGCGGATGCGGGTCGCTCCGCCTGCAAGGATGAGTCCGAGATTGGACAGACCTATACGCATCACTTCGATGCCGCCAAGTACTGGCTGTGCGAGACCCTCGGCGTTCCGGCCACCGAGGTGGACTGCCCCGCGGGACTGGCCTACATGCATCTGCTCAAGGAGTGCATCCCATGGGCCAGCTACATCTGGAAGAAGCCCGAGATGCCACCAACTGTGGCCTGA
- the LOC117145258 gene encoding LOW QUALITY PROTEIN: pro-resilin (The sequence of the model RefSeq protein was modified relative to this genomic sequence to represent the inferred CDS: deleted 2 bases in 1 codon), producing MILYKSACCASGSSVVRIRPSAEHRLQSAPKNLKEAAGAHENVRLICIRSSSSSSSSPGEAAAVMRVQLFGVIAVAVVAVSLVRDVGAEPPVNNAYLPPSSPQRPSSKYGAPPASSYLPPASGPAPSFNSAPSSSYAAPSQSASSGGPYPAPAPRPSSSYGPPASRPSSSYGPPPSRPSQSYGPPPQSKKHHHRRPSSSYGAPRPAPPSQSYGAPPSSSYGPPKSAPPSQSYGAPAPPSSKYGPPKSAPSSSYGAPRPAAPSSSYGAPAPPSSSYGAPAAPSSSYGAPAPPSKSYGAPAPPSSSYGAPAAPSKSYGAPAPPSSSYGAPAPPSPSYGAPAPPSKSYGAPAPPSSSYGAPAAPSKSYGAPAPPSSSYGAPAPPSSSYGAPSAPSSSYGPPKSAPAPPSSSYGAPPQAPVSSYLPPAPRPSKPSSSYGAPSVSSFVPLPSAPSTNYGAPSKTQSLGSSGYSSGPSSSYEAPVAPPSSSYGAPSSSFQPISPPSSSYGAPSSGSGSSSGSFSAAPSSLYNAPSKGSSGGSFPSAPSSSYSAPSASANSGGSYPSAPSSSYSAPSSSSSSGGPYASAPSSSYSAPSSGSNSGGPYPAAPSSSYSAPSASANSGGSYPSAPSSSYSAPSPGSNSGGPYPAAPSSSYSAPSPSANSGGPYASAPSSSYSAPSSSSNSGGPYAAAPSSSYSAPSSSSSSGGPYPSAPSSSYSAPSSSLSSGGPYPSAPSSSYAAPSPSSNSGGPYPAAPSNSYSAPIAPPSSSYGAPASGPSPSFSAPSSSYGAPSTGSGSSSFSSSSSSFSGASSSSSGGYPSAPSSSYGAPSTGSGHSFSSAPSSSYSAPPAGGSSSSGPYPSAPSQDSGYEYNGPSQVPETIQQSYSADGGYTYRKK from the exons ATGATTTTGTATAAAAGTGCATGCTGCGCATCAGGCAGCAGTGTAGTTCGCATTCGTCCATCGGCAGAGCATCGTCTGCAAAGTGCCCCCAAAAATCTCAAAGAAGCAGCTGGTGCCCACGAAAACG TTCGGTTAATTTGCATTCGAAGCTCATCA TCGAGCTCATCATCCCCcggagaagcagcagcagtcatGCGAGTG CAGCTTTTCGGTGTCATCGCCGTGGCCGTCGTGGCCGTTTCGCTGGTCCGCGATGTTGGTGCGGAGCCACCGGTGAACAACGCCTACTTGCCACCCAGCTCGCCCCAGCGTCCGTCCTCCAAGTATGGTGCTCCGCCGGCCAGCTCCTACCTGCCACCCGCCTCCGGACCGGCGCCATCGTTCAACTCTGCTCCGTCCAGCAGCTATGCGGCTCCATCGCAAAGTGCTTCATCGGGTGGCCCATATCCGGCTCCCGCGCCACGTCCCTCCAGTTCTTATGGACCACCAGCCTCCCGGCCCTCGTCCAGCTATGGACCACCGCCCAGCCGGCCGAGCCAGTCGTACGGACCACCGCCGCAGTCCAAGAAGCACCATCATCGTCGTCCATCCAGCAGCTATGGAGCTCCGAGACCCGCTCCGCCTTCGCAGAGCTATGGTGCCCCGCCCTCTTCTAGCTATGGGCCCCCGAAGTCCGCGCCTCCATCCCAGAGTTATGGTGCTCCAGCGCCACCATCCAGCAAGTACGGTCCTCCCAAGTCAGCACCTTCTTCCAGCTACGGAGCCCCTAGACCAGCAGCCCCTTCATCCTCCTATGGCGCACCCGCACCACCATCTTCGTCTTATGGAGCACCTGCCGCCCCATCATCGTCTTATGGAGCTCCCGCACCACCTTCCAAATCTTATGGAGCACCTGCTCCTCCATCTTCATCGTATGGAGCGCCTGCTGCTCCTTCCAAGTCTTATGGAGCCCCTGCACCACCATCTTCCTCATACGGAGCACCTGCACCACCATCCCCATCTTACGGAGCCCCAGCGCCACCATCCAAATCTTACGGAGCCCCCGCTCCACCATCTTCTTCGTATGGAGCCCCAGCTGCTCCTTCCAAGTCTTATGGAGCACCCGCCCCGCCATCTTCCTCCTACGGAGCACCTGCACCACCATCTTCCTCCTATGGAGCACCTTCAGCGCCCTCTTCATCCTACGGACCTCCCAAGTCAGCACCGGCACCACCTTCCTCCAGCTATGGAGCACCGCCTCAGGCGCCCGTCAGCTCCTACCTGCCACCCGCACCGCGACCATCGAAGCCCTCTTCCAGCTACGGAGCACCCAGTGTAAGCAGCTTTGTGCCCTTGCCCTCGGCGCCATCGACCAACTATGGAGCACCATCAAAGACCCAGAGCCTGGGAAGCAGTGGCTATTCATCCGGACCTTCTTCATCCTACGAAGCACCAGTGGCACCCCCATCGTCCTCGTACGGAGCTCCATCCTCTTCGTTCCAGCCCATCTCACCACCATCGTCTAGCTACGGCGCTCCGAGCAGCGGATCAGGCTCAAGCAGCGGAAGCTTCTCGGCAGCTCCCTCATCTTTGTACAACGCCCCAAGCAAGGGTTCCAGTGGTGGATCTTTCCCATCAGCGCCATCCAGCTCGTACTCTGCTCCCAGTGCCAGTGCTAACAGCGGTGGATCGTACCCCTCGGCTCCTTCATCATCCTACTCTGCCCCCAGTTCGAGCTCTAGCAGTGGAGGACCTTATGCCTCGGCTCCATCTTCCTCCTACTCGGCACCCAGCTCTGGATCCAACAGTGGTGGACCTTACCCCGCTGCTCCATCGTCTTCATACTCCGCTCCCAGTGCCTCTGCCAACAGTGGTGGATCCTATCCGTCGGCTCCATCCTCGTCTTACTCGGCACCTAGCCCAGGATCGAACAGTGGTGGACCCTATCCTGCAGCTCCTTCATCCTCGTATTCAGCACCGAGTCCTTCAGCCAACAGTGGAGGTCCTTATGCTTCGGCTCCCTCCTCTTCGTACTCCGCACCCAGCTCTAGCTCCAACTCCGGTGGACCATATGCTGCTGCTCCCTCATCTTCGTACTCCGCTCCCAGTTCCAGCTCGAGCAGTGGAGGACCCTACCCATCGGCGCCGTCATCTTCGTACTCCGCACCTAGCTCCAGCTTAAGCAGTGGTGGACCATACCCATCGGCTCCCTCTTCTTCTTATGCCGCACCCAGCCCGAGCTCCAACAGCGGAGGACCTTACCCGGCTGCTCCATCCAACTCGTACTCGGCCCCGATCGCTCCCCCATCCTCATCTTACGGAGCACCTGCCTCAGGACCGTCTCCGTCGTTCAGCGCTCCCTCCTCTTCCTATGGAGCTCCCTCGACTGGATCAGGCTCCAGCTCATTCTcgtcctcctcatcctccttcAGCGGAGCCTCGTCGAGCAGCAGCGGTGGCTATCCCTCTGCACCATCCAGCTCCTATGGAGCCCCATCCACCGGTTCGGGCCACAGCTTCTCCAGCGCACCCTCGTCCAGCTACAGTGCTCCGCCAGCCGGTGG